Genomic window (Amaranthus tricolor cultivar Red isolate AtriRed21 chromosome 7, ASM2621246v1, whole genome shotgun sequence):
AATCAATACCACGATATATACATTAGAGTACAGCTCAACCAGCTACCAATTCATCGAAGAAAAACCAgatctaaaattttcaaaaaaaaggcTGAAATTTCTCTAGCCCTGTATTGAAAAAACACAATGTCGATCTAGCAGTTGAACTATCTATACGAATACAATTATAGCCCCAATGTTGTAATATTAGAGAGATAAACAAGACAAGTAAACCCCTTGCCTTACTAAGTCATAAACAAGAGAACATAAAACTTTGTGATGCATATCACATTGAAGAAAGTTAAAAGCCTTAAATAGGCTTACAAAAACACAACATAACGGAAGCTATGGAACATTGCAACAACTACAATATATGATAAAATGGAGAACATGTAAACACACAATACTCGACTGCATGTAGTTACTGAACACTAAAATCAAGAAACTTCTAATCCTATAGAATGGAAACTAAAAACAACTTGGGAATCAAGATATATGGCCTATCAAGTATACCACTCCATCCCATTAACTTGCTACCAACCAATGTTCCCTGAAACGAAATTCAATCCGATACGAGAAACATTAATTTTGGAGTTTTGAAATATTAGGAAACATACgtacatttttattttacaacaaaaaataaaaagataataaaGAAGGTAAGAAAATAAtgactaaaaagaaaaaagggctTTGGTATTATATACTCCTACtatctatatttatttttgataactGCACTTCTCCTTTTTATGTGggagttttttttgaaaaaaattgccACTAAAAAGAAACGGAGGTGTAACAGATAAGCCGGACCCATTGTCGAAGCCAGATAGTATAGACACTTCAAGTCTGCCCACTAACTCCCAAAAGAACCGATTCTTATTATCACTATTCAAAAGCCAATTTATTATTACAAGGGTGGCTCTATATATAACCTAAGCCCCAAAAGACAACTAAATACAACTATTCTAATCAAAAAAACACAAAGACTAATTAATAGTGCAATGCCGATAATGCCCTTGGACCCTTTGACCCATTCATCACATTACCGACCGCTTGAAGTTCCACTTTGCCCTCAAGGTGGATAAAAATTAGCCTTGTGTGTCTAATAGGTTGTCCTCGAATATGAGCCATTCACCATTATTGTATCTGATTCCAATTCTAACATTAGATTGACGATTTTAAAGAGATGAATTATGAGTAGATTGAGAAGAAATGGATTGGAAGTATTTTTAAATGGGTTGAAAGTTTTCAACATTCTTGGGCTTAAGATTTGGGTTAATTTCCAAACAAAAATAAGGAAAGCAACAGAGGCCCAGTTCTTTTCAAGTGCAGTGACATCATCAATATGTTCAATAGAAAACCCTAGCTGAATTCTCCTTTCCTGCCTCTTATCCCTCTTCCTTCCTTCAATTTCAGAACATTTAAGAAATCAGACTCTCTCTCCCATGTCTTCTCCCAATAGCCGGTCAACTGCCGCCAATTTCCAGCGAGTTGCCCAACTTCTCCGACCTCTACCGTAATTTTCACATCCCCGACCTTTCTTTCCCCCTTCTTCCTCTCGCTGGCCAGCCGTTTTCATTCCCGGCAGTCACTTCCTTTCCTTCCTTCATTCTCTTGCCGGCGTACCACCTTAGGTCCACATTGCTGGCTGGTTTAAAGATGAGCCGCCTTGGTTTCCAGGCAGTAACCGATCTCTCGTTGCCTTCGTGTCTCCTTCGACTTCCGGTTCCGGCGACCCCAACAATTTCAGCCATACTCTCCACTTTCCTCACGCCAACACGGGCAAACAAGCCCTGTTTTCCGGCTTCCTCCATTGTCGTCCAACGCCTCCTGTTTTCTCCTTTTTACTCCATGCTTCGCTCATTTTTTTCTCGCACCCAACCACACCCTCAACCACCCTCTTCACCTCTGTCTTCTCTCTAATCTGGTAACACCGGCCCGGTCCTCCCGCAGAACCACAATCATGAACATCAAGAATCTGCTTCCTCTTGCGTTTTGTTCTAGATGTGTATCTCCATCCCTTTCTCACTATTTTCTCCTctattttctctattttattttttctcacaTCCGTTCTtactttctttccttttttgcattttcttttcCTGTTCCTGCGATCTTCTTTATTACCCTTTTTCCCAAAGCTGTTCCATTTTTCTTTCTGTTTctaactttttctttcttctccaTTATTTGCACACACTTATCCTTAATctcttctttaattttaatatctGGTTTGCcttcaatttcttcattaaATACTAAATCTTCACAAATAATGTTTTCTTCAATATAGGGAACATGTTCTTTGCAGTCTTGAAACTTCTTGACCAATTCTTTCATATCTTCAAAGTTTTCCCGTATTTGTTTGTGAAATGCTATAGTCAACTGGTTATATTGTTTCAACAACTTCAAGTAGTCTGTCTCCTATATAATGCCGTCGTCCGGTCACCGGAATCGtaccgctctgataccatttgtaacataTCAGCCGGACCCGTTATCGAAGCTAGATAGTATAGACACTTCGAGTCTGCCCACTAACTCCCAAAAGAACCAATTCTTATTATTCACTATTCAAAAGCAAATTTATTATTACAAGGGTGACTCTATATATAGCCTAAGCCCCAAAAGACAACTAAAATACAACTATTCTAATCAACAAAACACAAAGactaattaatagtgaaatgcCGATAATGCCCTTGGACCCTTTGACCCATTCATCACAGGAGGAAGTACTGTTTTGGGCTAGAAAAAAACACTAGGGGAACATAATTTCGAAAACGTTAATCTATAGTTTTGGAAACGAAGGTTCCAAGATCCGAAGGAAGTTTCCAATTTCTGGTAACTATGCTACCAACACAGACTTACTCTACTAATCCACTAATTTGAAGCATTAACTTCAACAATAATGGCATAATCGACAGTGAACGTGAAAACACAATTTACATATCATTTACTAAGACATAAAACATTTATCCCTAAATTGAATTCTAAAGCATTTTTAAATAGATAGCCAATCATCCAATACGACTATTTaacatcaaattttcaattctagctaGGCAAACCAAGAAACAATATCTATCTTACTTCATCTTCAATTTGAATTTCCCTAAAACTTAAAGAAACCATGTGGCCTATGACGCATACACTTAATATTCCCGATAGAGAAATACCAGCCATTAACGGGGAAGTGAATGAGCACATCATATGTATCCAGTGACATTACTGCATATTTAGATTATCCTTATTAATATTATGAGCAAACCCTTCTTAATTTTTTAGGATAATTAAATTGCATAGTTGTCATAAATGTCAAGCAAACAAATCAATGATTAAAATATCCCTAAATCATGTTATTCCAATACTATTTTAGAGAACTCACCAACATAGAAGTAACAAAATGACCAAAGGAATCTGCtcaaaaaatctataaaatcaaCCAAATAAAAAACTCACCTTCCATGAAGCTGGGGAGGCATCAACAAACCCTTACTAGTATCTGGTATATTTTTAGAATTAGGCAAATTTCCTCTAGGAATTTTACCACGAACATACAAAGAACTTGATTCAACTGAATCTCTCTTACGTGATGCATTCTCGGCCATAGCAGTTGCAACTAGAGAAGAGTGGTCTGTGCCAATTTGCTGAGATGACAATGGAGAATTTAAGAGCAATGAAGCATCAGGGAGCTTCTCAATAGGCGCGGGTAACAAAGATGTGGCATCTTGTGATTGTTGATCATATGTTGTCTTGATTGAGCTGCAAAGAAAAAGTTTTGTGATGGTCAAGCAACTCTCATCGAACTTGAGAAAGCAACATAACAATTTTGTGTAGATCAACAACCAAGAACCAACAGGCACTATTCGGTTCAATTGATACTATTAATCAAGGGATACAATTAGAAATTGGAAGGTAATATGTCTTAAAATACTTGCATATAATTGTTGGAATATATGGTTTAATGGGAgaaaaaaactttgtttataAATAGGAAATGCTTTTGTAATTTTATAATTAGGTATCAATATGAATCAACGGCACAAAACATCATGATACGTCTGCAAGGTCAACAAACTCATCCTcgattttatataataatgttGTAAAAGGTGTGAACTTAACACCTCACTCAACTTATAAGAAAAGTATCCTCAAGGTTTTGAAGTGAAATTAATGTAAACTGGAGTTTATTATCTAAAATAGAATGATCCGTTAGGTATGTCCCATATTTAAATGGGACAAAGATTTAAAGTTCTTTGAAATATGATTATAAAGaactatagtaaaatgactcattaaatcatttaaTTACACTTCTTATTCATGTGAAGTTACATATGATAATTTCTACCACgggtcaatcgaaaacaactTTTGTGTTATCACTTATAAGGGTATAACAAGGGCAAGATTGCGTAGACTCGACCCCCAAAACTCATCCTAGGGTGAGAGTCACTTAATGGTATTGGGATAATGGAATGGAACGAACCTTTTATAGGTCATTCCCAATAGCTAGAATCACATTACAACACCCTTATGAAGATGGAATTAAAAGGCAGTCATCAATAGATACCAGCCTACGTGGTAGtgtaccccccccccccccccccccctcccctcTTTAAATCACACTTAAAACATATATTATAGCTAGTAAAATCTCATACATATGGGTTAATTATGAGGTATAATTAATCCATAACAACAAAATTCTAACAATACAAGCCAAACATATACTGAGAAGACATCATGTGCTCCAACAACTTGAACGAGTGTCCTCTTGCTCGAACAAGCACAAGGTCTTCCAAAGATTTTTCCCTTGCTTCCAAAATtcgctcgaacgagcacttgCATAGTTCATTTAAGCATACTTGCCAAGAGTGGAGTTCAATCGTTTAAGATA
Coding sequences:
- the LOC130818826 gene encoding uncharacterized protein LOC130818826, with the protein product MSLVDYASSDEEEDASVAEHQETPPQPSTTAAASQRSVFQPCSIKTTYDQQSQDATSLLPAPIEKLPDASLLLNSPLSSQQIGTDHSSLVATAMAENASRKRDSVESSSLYVRGKIPRGNLPNSKNIPDTSKGLLMPPQLHGRSNVVTEDINKLFVKKNSRGKS